A region of Ammospiza nelsoni isolate bAmmNel1 chromosome 8, bAmmNel1.pri, whole genome shotgun sequence DNA encodes the following proteins:
- the LOC132076532 gene encoding C-type lectin domain family 2 member B-like: protein MPAVSWRRVNSAPFVELRMGPSISRRDQQPHFHTCLGPKKPLAISRGMPLGTPATNNECKRNLRRFLAPQVPVTPATPPSLLGCPHGWVGYKGVCYYFSRDYSTWEQGQERCSELNASLAIAQDEEAMDLLSRLCGNFGYWLGLRRRGERLHWGDGSSYSSRVPVFGNSECVYLADRRLRSENCSHRRPYLCSKAQAPL, encoded by the exons ATGCCGGCTGTGAGCTGGAGAAGAGTGAATTCTGCTCCATTTGTGGAGTTGCGAATGGgccccagcatctccaggaggGACCAGCAGCCGCACTTCCACACTTGCCTGGGGCCCAAGAAGCCTCTTGCCATAAGCAGGGGGATGCCACTT ggaacaccAGCAACCAACAATGAATGCAAAAGGAACCTCAGAAGATTCCTGG caccacaggttCCAGTCACACCTGCCACTCCGCCGTCTCTtctgggctgtccccatggctgggTTGGGTACAAGGGGGTCTGCTACTACTTCTCACGGGATTACAGCACGTGGGAGCAGGGTCAGGAACGGTGCTCCGAGCTCAATGCCTCCCTGGCCATTGCCCAGGATGAGGAGGCCAtg gatttgctctCCCGCCTCTGTGGGAATTTCGGTTACTGGCTCGGGCTGCGCAGACGGGGCGAGCGCCTGCACTGGGGGGACggcagcagctacagctccCG ggttccTGTTTTTGGCAATTCCGAGTGCGTGTACCTGGCTGACAGGAGATTGCGGAGTGAGAACTGCTCACATCGGCGACCGTATCTCTGCAGCAAGGCCCAAGCTCCCCTGTAA